Proteins found in one Amblyraja radiata isolate CabotCenter1 chromosome 15, sAmbRad1.1.pri, whole genome shotgun sequence genomic segment:
- the LOC116981030 gene encoding interferon-induced protein with tetratricopeptide repeats 1-like isoform X1: protein MSSTPKDLLKEKLDQLQCHFTWSPQKETIDLEDMMYRLQDSINFGDRYQATSYNQLAFINCLQGNSEEAIQNLKEAEKILRENHKDAFERNSIVTYGNYAWVHYHMGQLAKAQSYLDKLEMICKPLTDGPRYTAMIPEVYGEKGWSLVKSAAKYYEEAKKCFEKALEKDPDNSNCIMGIATVLFRLESFSGTPENRTKSQSVQHLRHVLELDPDNSVAMALLGLKLQQCYQEKEAYKLIEQAVHKSPDRPYVVRYAALFYRREGDMERAVELLEKAVALSPHSCFLHHQIAMCCQSQLKPLLKIPPGTSHAFQQKSKLIEKCRNHFEKAREHRRLAIKPQLDFAEFCIMLGDYSKAEEIYSHLVKIVDTRPENVQNICLQAGSFELYQKRSETKAVSLFLKGLRLEHDSKARRECKKKLYQWVDRKLYFAPHDSMALGVKGSIYQLDGDKSKAIEYFEKALEFDRDNVEYLSALAALSLSLKG, encoded by the exons ATGAG CAGCACACCAAAAGATTTGTTGAAAGAGAAGCTCGATCAGCTTCAGTGCCACTTCACGTGGAGCCCACAGAAGGAGACCATTGACCTGGAGGATATGATGTACAGATTACAAGATTCCATAAACTTTGGAGATAGATATCAAGCCACATCCTACAACCAACTAGCTTTCATAAACTGCTTGCAAGGCAACAGTGAGGAAGCTATTCAAAACTTAAAGGAGGCTGAAAAGATTCTGAGGGAGAATCACAAAGATGCATTTGAAAGAAACAGCATCGTCACCTATGGAAACTACGCCTGGGTGCATTACCACATGGGACAACTGGCCAAGGCCCAGTCCTACCTCGACAAGCTGGAGATGATCTGTAAACCGCTCACAGATGGCCCTCGCTATACAGCAATGATACCTGAagtgtatggggagaagggatggtCATTGGTAAAATCAGCAGCTAAATACTATGAGGAGGCAAAGAAATGTTTTGAGAAAGCTCTGGAGAAAGATCCTGACAATTCCAATTGTATCATGGGCATTGCAACTGTTCTGTTTCGTCTGGAATCATTTTCTGGAACACCAGAGAACCGTACAAAAAGTCAGTCTGTGCAGCATCTGCGACATGTACTGGAGCTAGATCCAGATAACTCTGTGGCCATGGCGCTGCTTGGTCTAAAGCTGCAACAGTGCTATCAAGAAAAAGAAGCATATAAATTAATTGAACAAGCAGTGCATAAAAGCCCTGATCGCCCATATGTGGTTCGCTATGCGGCATTATTTTACAGAAGAGAAGGAGACATGGAGAGAGCAGTCGAGCTGTTGGAGAAAGCAGTTGCATTATCTCCACACTCTTGCTTCTTGCATCATCAGATTGCAATGTGTTGCCAAAGTCAACTAAAGCCACTGCTGAAAATTCCTCCTGGCACAAGTCATGCATTTCAGCAAAAAAGTAAATTGATCGAGAAATGCAGAAATCATTTTGAAAAGGCACGCGAGCATCGAAGGCTGGCTATTAAACCACAGTTGGATTTTGCAGAGTTCTGCATAATGCTCGGAGACTACTCCAAGGCTGAAGAGATTTACAGCCATCTGGTGAAGATAGTTGACACTCGTCCAGAAAACGTGCAAAACATATGTTTACAGGCTGGATCGTTTGAACTGTACCAGAAAAGATCTGAAACAAAAGCCGTGAGCCTTTTCCTGAAAGGTCTGAGACTTGAACATGACTCAAAAGCACGGAGAGAATGCAAGAAAAAATTATACCAGTGGGTTGACAGGAAGCTGTACTTTGCTCCACATGACAGCATGGCCCTTGGTGTCAAAGGGTCAATCTATCAGTTGGATGGGGACAAGTCTAAAGCTATTGAATATTTTGAGAAGGCCTTGGAGTTTGATCGTGATAATGTGGAATATCTGAGTGCACTTGCTGCATTAAGCCTTTCCCTTAAGGGCTAA
- the LOC116981030 gene encoding interferon-induced protein with tetratricopeptide repeats 1-like isoform X2, translating into MSTPKDLLKEKLDQLQCHFTWSPQKETIDLEDMMYRLQDSINFGDRYQATSYNQLAFINCLQGNSEEAIQNLKEAEKILRENHKDAFERNSIVTYGNYAWVHYHMGQLAKAQSYLDKLEMICKPLTDGPRYTAMIPEVYGEKGWSLVKSAAKYYEEAKKCFEKALEKDPDNSNCIMGIATVLFRLESFSGTPENRTKSQSVQHLRHVLELDPDNSVAMALLGLKLQQCYQEKEAYKLIEQAVHKSPDRPYVVRYAALFYRREGDMERAVELLEKAVALSPHSCFLHHQIAMCCQSQLKPLLKIPPGTSHAFQQKSKLIEKCRNHFEKAREHRRLAIKPQLDFAEFCIMLGDYSKAEEIYSHLVKIVDTRPENVQNICLQAGSFELYQKRSETKAVSLFLKGLRLEHDSKARRECKKKLYQWVDRKLYFAPHDSMALGVKGSIYQLDGDKSKAIEYFEKALEFDRDNVEYLSALAALSLSLKG; encoded by the exons ATGAG CACACCAAAAGATTTGTTGAAAGAGAAGCTCGATCAGCTTCAGTGCCACTTCACGTGGAGCCCACAGAAGGAGACCATTGACCTGGAGGATATGATGTACAGATTACAAGATTCCATAAACTTTGGAGATAGATATCAAGCCACATCCTACAACCAACTAGCTTTCATAAACTGCTTGCAAGGCAACAGTGAGGAAGCTATTCAAAACTTAAAGGAGGCTGAAAAGATTCTGAGGGAGAATCACAAAGATGCATTTGAAAGAAACAGCATCGTCACCTATGGAAACTACGCCTGGGTGCATTACCACATGGGACAACTGGCCAAGGCCCAGTCCTACCTCGACAAGCTGGAGATGATCTGTAAACCGCTCACAGATGGCCCTCGCTATACAGCAATGATACCTGAagtgtatggggagaagggatggtCATTGGTAAAATCAGCAGCTAAATACTATGAGGAGGCAAAGAAATGTTTTGAGAAAGCTCTGGAGAAAGATCCTGACAATTCCAATTGTATCATGGGCATTGCAACTGTTCTGTTTCGTCTGGAATCATTTTCTGGAACACCAGAGAACCGTACAAAAAGTCAGTCTGTGCAGCATCTGCGACATGTACTGGAGCTAGATCCAGATAACTCTGTGGCCATGGCGCTGCTTGGTCTAAAGCTGCAACAGTGCTATCAAGAAAAAGAAGCATATAAATTAATTGAACAAGCAGTGCATAAAAGCCCTGATCGCCCATATGTGGTTCGCTATGCGGCATTATTTTACAGAAGAGAAGGAGACATGGAGAGAGCAGTCGAGCTGTTGGAGAAAGCAGTTGCATTATCTCCACACTCTTGCTTCTTGCATCATCAGATTGCAATGTGTTGCCAAAGTCAACTAAAGCCACTGCTGAAAATTCCTCCTGGCACAAGTCATGCATTTCAGCAAAAAAGTAAATTGATCGAGAAATGCAGAAATCATTTTGAAAAGGCACGCGAGCATCGAAGGCTGGCTATTAAACCACAGTTGGATTTTGCAGAGTTCTGCATAATGCTCGGAGACTACTCCAAGGCTGAAGAGATTTACAGCCATCTGGTGAAGATAGTTGACACTCGTCCAGAAAACGTGCAAAACATATGTTTACAGGCTGGATCGTTTGAACTGTACCAGAAAAGATCTGAAACAAAAGCCGTGAGCCTTTTCCTGAAAGGTCTGAGACTTGAACATGACTCAAAAGCACGGAGAGAATGCAAGAAAAAATTATACCAGTGGGTTGACAGGAAGCTGTACTTTGCTCCACATGACAGCATGGCCCTTGGTGTCAAAGGGTCAATCTATCAGTTGGATGGGGACAAGTCTAAAGCTATTGAATATTTTGAGAAGGCCTTGGAGTTTGATCGTGATAATGTGGAATATCTGAGTGCACTTGCTGCATTAAGCCTTTCCCTTAAGGGCTAA